One window of the Chryseobacterium camelliae genome contains the following:
- the rpmA gene encoding 50S ribosomal protein L27: protein MAHKKGVGSSKNGRESHSKRLGVKIFGGQEAIAGNIIVRQRGTQHHPGANVGIGKDHTLFALVDGKVVFRKKANNRSFVSVEANA, encoded by the coding sequence ATGGCACATAAGAAAGGAGTTGGTAGTTCCAAAAACGGTAGAGAATCACACTCCAAAAGATTAGGAGTAAAGATTTTCGGAGGTCAGGAAGCTATTGCCGGAAATATTATTGTTAGACAAAGAGGTACGCAACACCACCCGGGTGCAAACGTGGGTATCGGTAAAGACCACACTTTGTTTGCATTGGTAGACGGTAAAGTAGTTTTCAGAAAGAAAGCAAACAACAGATCTTTTGTATCTGTAGAAGCAAACGCATAA
- a CDS encoding metalloprotease yields MKKNFNFCCLAGAIAVFSLTACNDNSTEDNNLLQQPQAESAKVEQPNEREKACYYVDQNWNSSAVLKTTLKTSTDTNFMNGQMTKIASLWGRNNPTLRFVDDPSSPNSTYNAISYSTGKIYYGYAIYYDAKNKGGDIVNAMILAHEYGHQLQYIFGLPSVNESTARPNELEADGFAGYYLRRPEGYNKTQFSEIAAAYEFAQSIGDYATTSPGHHGTPPQRRSAVRLGFLLGQYNLSASDFDYNFFYYYQGVLNGTYKMGKNSRNPELDAYMMQYIDELRKIQSGEISAEEFKQLK; encoded by the coding sequence ATGAAGAAAAACTTTAATTTCTGCTGTTTAGCAGGAGCTATTGCTGTATTCTCTTTAACAGCATGTAATGACAACTCTACCGAAGACAACAATCTTTTACAACAGCCCCAAGCTGAAAGTGCCAAAGTCGAGCAGCCTAATGAACGGGAAAAGGCATGTTACTATGTAGACCAGAACTGGAATTCCTCAGCAGTGCTGAAAACGACCCTGAAAACCTCAACGGATACCAACTTCATGAATGGCCAGATGACTAAAATCGCCAGCTTATGGGGCAGAAACAATCCTACTTTGAGATTTGTTGATGACCCATCCAGCCCGAATTCTACCTACAATGCCATCTCCTATTCTACCGGGAAAATTTATTACGGTTATGCCATCTATTATGATGCCAAAAACAAAGGCGGGGATATTGTAAATGCCATGATCCTTGCCCATGAGTACGGCCATCAGCTCCAGTACATTTTCGGACTGCCTTCCGTAAACGAATCCACAGCCAGGCCGAATGAGCTTGAGGCGGACGGATTTGCAGGCTATTACCTGAGAAGACCGGAAGGCTACAATAAAACGCAATTCTCCGAAATTGCTGCAGCTTATGAATTTGCCCAGAGCATCGGGGATTACGCGACGACAAGCCCGGGCCACCACGGTACACCGCCACAAAGAAGATCAGCAGTGCGTCTGGGATTCCTGCTGGGGCAGTATAACCTTTCTGCATCTGATTTTGATTACAACTTTTTCTACTATTACCAGGGTGTGCTGAACGGCACATATAAAATGGGGAAAAATTCAAGGAATCCGGAACTTGATGCCTATATGATGCAGTATATTGACGAGCTGAGAAAAATCCAGTCCGGAGAGATCTCTGCCGAAGAGTTCAAACAACTGAAATAA
- the rplU gene encoding 50S ribosomal protein L21, whose translation MFAIVEIAGLQYKVEQDQKLFVNRLAGDKGSKVSFDKILLTVNGSITVGAPAVSGITVEAEILDHVKADKVIVFKKKRRKGYKVKNGHRQSLTQIQITGITGFEGAKKEEKAAKKTTKKADAETAESAE comes from the coding sequence ATGTTTGCAATTGTAGAAATAGCAGGGCTTCAATACAAAGTTGAGCAAGACCAGAAGTTGTTTGTAAACCGTTTGGCAGGAGACAAAGGATCAAAAGTTTCTTTTGACAAAATTCTTCTTACCGTAAACGGTTCAATCACTGTAGGCGCCCCGGCTGTAAGCGGAATCACTGTAGAGGCAGAGATTCTTGATCACGTTAAAGCTGATAAAGTAATCGTTTTCAAAAAGAAAAGAAGAAAAGGTTACAAAGTTAAAAACGGTCACAGACAATCTCTTACTCAGATCCAGATTACCGGTATCACCGGATTTGAAGGAGCTAAAAAGGAAGAGAAAGCTGCTAAGAAGACCACGAAAAAAGCAGATGCTGAGACTGCTGAAAGCGCAGAATAA
- a CDS encoding BlaI/MecI/CopY family transcriptional regulator encodes MKEIKLTDSEKGLMDILWEKEKAFMKDILESYPEPKPATTTIATLLKRMQNKDFVGYNLYGNSREYFPKIAKGEYFKEEMSSMIDRFFNSSVTQFASFFTSNAKLSQKELKELREIIDRQIDEK; translated from the coding sequence ATGAAAGAAATAAAACTTACCGATTCTGAAAAAGGCCTTATGGATATTCTTTGGGAAAAAGAAAAAGCATTCATGAAGGATATCCTGGAGTCTTATCCGGAGCCAAAACCGGCAACGACCACGATTGCCACGCTGTTGAAAAGAATGCAGAACAAAGATTTTGTTGGCTACAACTTGTATGGAAATTCCCGCGAATACTTTCCGAAAATCGCGAAAGGGGAATATTTCAAAGAAGAAATGTCTTCCATGATTGACCGTTTTTTCAACAGTTCTGTAACACAGTTTGCTTCGTTTTTTACCTCGAACGCAAAACTATCCCAGAAAGAGCTGAAAGAACTCCGTGAAATTATCGACAGGCAAATTGATGAAAAATGA
- a CDS encoding DUF5686 family protein: MFNHTPYYYLLIFTFFSGFIYSQSTVSGRIIDAKTNKEITGVDVFINESDKAVLTTSSAAFTVQSDSIIYQLKFLKKSYALATISIAQDNTAPLLVKLSREKVSDIQEVVIHNEKPKYKNKKENPAYAIMQEVWKRKRNNGLDKFDTYTYKEYEKIEFDANNLDSAFMKKKMFNKLDFVFDYADSTASGKLALPLFLNEAVYENYGEKRPAKRNKKLLVAQKTSGFQDNQIVILTAKNLYRDINIYDNTLNYFDIGFPSPVGTDGFSTYDYNLIDTISVRGENAFRIRYQPKRTEVLAFQGYLYIAKDSYAVLGATLKSTKKINVNFINGISTELEYDNPDENTFLPRKFVTEIEMTPFSKKKTAKSLIAKRTVDYSEYDFNKALDPKVFNRKAEEYESGFVEKDDAYWAKARPDSLSKSEQGVYEMLDRLEKTPKFNRIVKLYETLGSGYYNVFKAIDLGPIFSVYGKNDVEGDRIRIGARTYFTRNDPWRVQFYTAYGFKDQQLKYGAEAKYMFNRVNRFMIGAGTRRDILQLGVQLTNDDGIMSRTFASSTVFARGENASLSSVNQTNVFTSIEPWKNIQLRVDGTMQSIKSANPSGFNLMYYRNGELRKTLNDSHVTFSLIARPGAKFSQTGVDRTEHGTLAPTIILKYTRGIEGLFNADYNYNKLQFMFYKPVLIGSWGKMMVNFEAGKNFDTVPLALQNVIPGNQSYSLAPNTFAQLNYYEFVADTYTTLHLEHHFNGKILSFIPLIKKLKLREVAFLRGAYGTLSDESRNINVAGFKYSAPSDHVYFEYGFGIENIGFGNLRIFRVDFNWRGNYLDRPDISKFGVKAGFQVGF, from the coding sequence ATGTTTAACCATACTCCATATTATTATCTTTTAATCTTCACATTCTTTTCCGGCTTCATCTATTCCCAAAGTACTGTCAGCGGCAGAATTATCGATGCCAAAACCAACAAGGAAATCACCGGAGTGGATGTATTCATCAATGAATCAGATAAAGCGGTACTGACTACTTCTTCCGCAGCATTCACAGTACAGTCAGACAGCATCATTTACCAGCTGAAATTCCTGAAAAAAAGCTATGCCCTGGCAACGATCAGTATTGCTCAGGACAACACAGCTCCGCTTCTGGTTAAACTTTCCCGTGAGAAAGTCAGCGATATCCAGGAAGTGGTGATTCACAATGAAAAGCCGAAGTATAAAAATAAAAAAGAGAATCCGGCCTATGCCATCATGCAGGAAGTATGGAAACGGAAAAGAAACAACGGGCTGGATAAGTTTGACACATACACTTATAAGGAATACGAGAAGATAGAGTTTGATGCCAATAACCTGGACAGTGCCTTCATGAAAAAGAAAATGTTCAACAAGCTGGACTTTGTCTTCGATTATGCCGATTCCACTGCCAGCGGCAAACTGGCGCTTCCGCTATTCCTTAATGAAGCTGTGTACGAAAATTACGGTGAAAAAAGGCCGGCCAAAAGAAACAAGAAACTGCTCGTTGCACAAAAGACCTCCGGGTTCCAGGATAATCAGATCGTCATTCTAACAGCTAAAAACCTGTACCGCGACATCAATATCTATGACAATACACTGAACTATTTCGACATCGGTTTTCCCAGCCCGGTAGGAACGGACGGGTTCAGTACTTACGATTATAATCTGATTGACACCATATCCGTACGCGGGGAGAATGCATTCAGAATCCGGTATCAGCCTAAACGGACAGAGGTCCTGGCTTTTCAGGGCTACCTCTATATTGCAAAAGACAGCTATGCCGTGCTGGGAGCTACCTTAAAATCAACGAAAAAGATCAATGTCAATTTTATCAACGGCATCTCCACCGAACTGGAATATGACAACCCGGATGAGAATACTTTTCTTCCTAGGAAGTTCGTGACCGAAATCGAAATGACGCCTTTCTCAAAAAAGAAAACGGCAAAGAGTCTGATCGCGAAAAGAACTGTAGACTATTCTGAATATGATTTCAATAAAGCTCTTGACCCGAAGGTATTCAACCGCAAGGCAGAAGAATATGAAAGCGGTTTTGTAGAAAAAGATGATGCGTACTGGGCCAAAGCGAGGCCTGATTCATTATCCAAAAGCGAACAGGGCGTCTATGAGATGCTTGACAGGCTTGAAAAGACCCCAAAATTCAATCGTATCGTAAAACTGTACGAAACCCTTGGTTCAGGGTATTATAACGTCTTTAAAGCCATCGATCTGGGTCCTATCTTTTCTGTCTACGGAAAAAATGATGTGGAAGGCGACCGGATCAGGATCGGAGCCAGAACGTATTTTACCCGTAATGACCCGTGGAGGGTCCAGTTTTATACGGCATACGGATTTAAGGACCAACAGCTGAAATACGGTGCGGAAGCCAAATATATGTTTAACAGGGTCAACCGGTTTATGATCGGGGCAGGAACCAGAAGAGACATTCTTCAGTTAGGTGTCCAGCTGACCAATGATGACGGGATCATGTCCAGGACCTTTGCTTCATCAACGGTATTTGCCAGAGGTGAAAATGCCTCATTAAGCTCCGTTAACCAGACCAATGTGTTCACGTCTATCGAACCCTGGAAAAATATCCAGCTCAGAGTAGACGGAACCATGCAGAGCATTAAATCCGCCAATCCTTCGGGATTCAACCTGATGTATTACCGCAACGGGGAACTGAGGAAAACCCTGAATGATTCACACGTTACCTTCAGCCTTATTGCAAGGCCGGGCGCCAAATTTTCCCAGACTGGTGTCGACCGTACCGAACATGGCACACTTGCGCCGACCATTATCCTTAAATATACCCGTGGTATAGAAGGACTGTTTAACGCTGACTATAATTACAATAAGCTGCAGTTCATGTTTTATAAACCGGTCCTGATCGGGAGCTGGGGTAAAATGATGGTGAATTTTGAAGCCGGGAAAAACTTCGATACCGTCCCTTTGGCCCTGCAGAACGTAATCCCGGGAAACCAGTCGTACAGCCTTGCGCCCAATACCTTTGCGCAGCTCAATTACTATGAATTTGTTGCAGACACTTATACTACCCTGCATCTGGAACATCACTTCAACGGTAAGATCCTGTCATTTATTCCGCTGATCAAAAAGCTCAAACTAAGGGAAGTGGCTTTCCTGAGAGGCGCTTACGGAACATTAAGCGATGAATCCAGGAACATCAATGTTGCCGGTTTCAAATACTCTGCTCCAAGTGACCATGTTTATTTTGAATACGGTTTCGGAATTGAAAACATCGGTTTCGGGAACCTCAGGATTTTCAGGGTAGATTTTAACTGGCGGGGCAATTACCTGGACCGGCCGGATATCTCCAAATTCGGCGTAAAAGCAGGTTTCCAGGTAGGATTCTAA
- a CDS encoding PQQ-dependent sugar dehydrogenase has product MKFNKFYISAFSLFLILSSCKDNTVNAQSLGKDGSVETKEPNSPEYKPAFAGQTRIKAVKTSTPYNVEVLSKDLGKPWGIINLPDGRFLITDKRGYINVVSADGKQISKIEGFPKVDSKGQGGMLDVALDPDFNNNRMIYFSFSELYEKGNHTAVGKGMLSADLKNVSGVQVIFRATPTYDGDKHYGSRLAFDKDGNLFVSTGERSDKQTRFYAQRTDNYLGKILKITKDGKPALGNPFIGKTGFKPEIYAYGIRNPQGMAIDPNGTLWDVEMGPRGGDEINLIRPGKNYGWGDVTYGIEYSGEKINNGTTQKAGTEQPVYYWDPVISPSGVTFYTGNMEEWKGNLFIGCLSGEHINRIVMKDNKVVGEERLLTDQKERFRDVLNGSDGSLYAVTDSGKLYRISKK; this is encoded by the coding sequence ATGAAATTCAATAAATTTTACATTTCTGCTTTCAGCTTATTCCTGATTTTATCTTCTTGCAAAGACAATACTGTGAATGCACAGAGCCTGGGTAAAGACGGAAGTGTGGAAACCAAAGAACCAAATTCTCCGGAATATAAGCCCGCATTTGCAGGACAGACCAGGATAAAAGCTGTAAAGACCTCAACGCCCTACAATGTGGAGGTTCTGAGTAAAGACCTCGGAAAACCCTGGGGAATCATCAACCTGCCGGACGGACGTTTTTTAATTACGGATAAAAGAGGATATATTAATGTTGTTTCGGCCGACGGAAAACAGATCTCCAAAATTGAGGGATTCCCGAAAGTGGATTCCAAAGGCCAGGGAGGAATGCTGGATGTCGCCCTGGATCCGGACTTCAACAATAACCGCATGATCTATTTCAGTTTTTCAGAGCTTTACGAGAAAGGAAATCATACCGCAGTGGGAAAAGGGATGCTTTCTGCCGATCTGAAGAACGTTTCAGGAGTTCAGGTTATTTTCCGGGCAACTCCGACCTACGATGGCGACAAGCATTACGGCAGCCGGCTGGCTTTTGACAAAGACGGAAACCTCTTCGTAAGTACCGGCGAGAGATCGGATAAGCAGACCCGGTTTTATGCCCAGAGAACGGATAATTATCTAGGGAAAATTTTAAAAATAACAAAAGACGGGAAACCGGCGCTGGGAAATCCTTTCATCGGGAAAACAGGCTTTAAACCGGAAATTTATGCTTACGGGATCAGGAATCCTCAGGGAATGGCCATCGATCCCAACGGGACACTTTGGGATGTTGAAATGGGACCGAGAGGTGGTGACGAGATCAACCTGATCAGGCCGGGTAAAAACTATGGCTGGGGCGATGTTACCTACGGAATCGAGTATTCCGGGGAAAAAATTAATAACGGAACTACGCAAAAGGCCGGAACGGAACAACCGGTATATTACTGGGATCCGGTTATTTCCCCAAGTGGCGTTACCTTCTATACCGGAAACATGGAAGAATGGAAAGGTAATCTGTTTATCGGCTGCCTGAGCGGCGAGCATATCAACAGGATTGTAATGAAAGACAATAAAGTTGTAGGCGAGGAACGCCTTCTTACAGATCAGAAAGAAAGGTTCAGGGATGTACTGAACGGTAGTGACGGTAGCCTGTATGCCGTGACGGACAGCGGAAAGCTGTACAGGATTTCGAAAAAGTAA
- a CDS encoding DUF502 domain-containing protein, protein MKKFTFENIANFFLKNFFQGLVIIGPIGLTIFVIWYVVTSIDNIIPSVAKEIPGLVFISTILFTAALGFLGNKFVVGKFFFDSMDRLLEKTPGVKHIYTPTKDVMSSFVGDKKKFNDPVWVKTNENPEIWRIGFLTQKEMADVEKHNYVAVYLPHSYAISGWVIVTEEKNIKPVVGMTAASAMKFAVSGGVAGFHSDDNIFKAPE, encoded by the coding sequence TTGAAAAAATTTACGTTTGAAAATATAGCCAATTTTTTCCTGAAGAATTTCTTCCAGGGATTAGTTATCATCGGACCAATCGGCCTAACGATTTTCGTTATCTGGTATGTGGTGACTTCCATTGATAATATCATCCCGTCGGTAGCCAAAGAAATTCCGGGGCTGGTTTTTATTTCGACGATCCTGTTTACGGCCGCATTAGGTTTCCTGGGCAATAAATTCGTGGTTGGGAAATTCTTTTTCGATTCCATGGACCGTCTGCTAGAAAAAACGCCGGGCGTAAAACATATTTATACCCCCACTAAAGACGTTATGTCGTCCTTCGTGGGAGACAAGAAAAAATTCAATGATCCGGTCTGGGTGAAAACCAATGAGAATCCCGAGATCTGGAGAATCGGCTTTCTGACCCAGAAAGAGATGGCCGATGTGGAAAAACACAATTATGTGGCCGTTTACCTCCCGCATTCCTATGCCATTTCGGGCTGGGTAATTGTTACGGAAGAAAAAAATATCAAGCCCGTCGTGGGCATGACCGCAGCTTCAGCCATGAAATTTGCCGTTAGCGGCGGAGTTGCAGGATTTCATTCAGATGATAATATCTTCAAGGCACCGGAATAG
- a CDS encoding M56 family metallopeptidase encodes MIILFKIILCSALLIALYYGFLQKEKMYRFNRIYLLFSLLFSYAVPFISISTEAPKPVNRLQTTLETTQQILDLTPGQNDFDFINLIWIIYGIITTVFLCRLIISFMKIKNVKGEKIIYQNQKVSVTEDEIQPFSFWDTIYLGKRYFMNNQIDDRIFLHEKSHLEQNHSIDLIIIEIVKAFTWFNPAVYFYKNAILMNHEFLADDSVLKNNFNVKDYQNLVLEEIISNQNYTLTNTFNFKNTKKRFIMMNTKKSTWTQVKKAISIPALVIVFGLFVEKTYAHPIEKMIERTQKKMSGPDYDPADQTKQNEGTESAKYDLSEASEIPEQLIENKKIQDTIRPQEGKNINLNQETVSNSTNDPTQLPQFPGGMNELRNKVLKLFDASRLEAEKPKGLSRADILYTVNETGSVVNIKVAGNNESFNNEALTSFKKANENVTWKPAEKDGKPVNYAMRMPLTMSFE; translated from the coding sequence ATGATAATCCTTTTTAAAATTATACTGTGCTCTGCCCTGCTGATTGCATTGTACTATGGATTTTTGCAGAAGGAAAAGATGTACCGGTTCAATAGGATCTATCTGCTATTTTCATTGTTGTTTTCTTATGCGGTTCCTTTTATCTCCATCAGTACGGAAGCTCCGAAACCTGTCAACCGTTTACAGACTACCCTTGAAACTACCCAGCAGATTCTGGATCTTACACCCGGGCAGAACGATTTCGACTTCATTAATTTGATCTGGATAATCTATGGAATCATCACTACTGTATTCCTATGCAGACTCATTATTTCATTTATGAAAATCAAAAATGTAAAGGGAGAAAAGATCATTTATCAAAATCAGAAAGTTTCAGTAACAGAAGATGAAATACAGCCTTTCAGTTTTTGGGATACGATCTACTTAGGAAAAAGATATTTCATGAATAATCAAATAGATGATAGAATTTTTCTGCATGAAAAAAGCCACCTGGAACAGAATCACAGCATTGATCTCATTATTATCGAAATAGTGAAAGCTTTCACTTGGTTCAATCCTGCTGTCTACTTTTACAAAAACGCCATCCTTATGAATCATGAATTCCTGGCGGATGACTCGGTTTTGAAAAATAATTTTAACGTCAAAGACTATCAGAATTTAGTATTAGAAGAAATCATCTCAAATCAAAATTATACCCTCACCAATACATTCAATTTTAAAAATACCAAAAAACGTTTTATTATGATGAACACCAAGAAGTCCACATGGACCCAAGTGAAAAAAGCCATCAGTATCCCTGCTCTGGTCATTGTTTTCGGATTATTTGTAGAAAAAACCTATGCCCATCCGATTGAAAAAATGATTGAAAGGACACAAAAGAAAATGTCAGGGCCTGATTACGATCCGGCAGACCAAACCAAACAAAACGAAGGTACGGAATCTGCAAAATATGATTTGTCTGAAGCATCTGAAATTCCTGAGCAGCTGATCGAAAATAAAAAGATCCAGGATACCATCCGGCCGCAAGAAGGTAAAAACATCAATCTGAATCAGGAAACGGTGTCCAATTCAACAAATGATCCAACACAGCTTCCGCAATTTCCGGGCGGAATGAATGAACTGAGAAACAAAGTTTTAAAATTATTCGACGCCTCCAGACTGGAAGCTGAAAAACCGAAAGGCTTGTCAAGAGCCGATATTCTGTATACCGTAAATGAAACCGGAAGTGTGGTGAATATAAAAGTTGCAGGAAATAATGAGTCTTTTAATAATGAAGCATTGACCTCATTTAAAAAAGCCAATGAAAATGTCACTTGGAAGCCTGCGGAAAAAGATGGAAAGCCAGTGAATTACGCTATGCGAATGCCTTTAACCATGTCATTTGAATAA
- a CDS encoding tRNA-(ms[2]io[6]A)-hydroxylase, whose amino-acid sequence MFKLKLPTDPRWANIAEGNIGEILTDHAWCEQKAATNAIGLITMLPEHPEIVTELLAIAQEELDHFNQVHEIIKKRGYTFGRARKDDYVNELMKFIIQGSREDLIVDKMLFAAMIEARSCERFKVLTENIQDEELKTFYRELMISEANHYTTFIGFARQLGDPEKVNARWEEWLDYEAGIIQSYGKGETIHG is encoded by the coding sequence ATGTTTAAGCTGAAACTCCCTACCGACCCAAGGTGGGCCAATATTGCAGAGGGGAACATCGGAGAAATTTTAACGGATCATGCCTGGTGTGAGCAGAAAGCGGCTACCAATGCCATCGGCCTCATCACCATGCTTCCCGAGCACCCGGAAATCGTTACGGAACTTCTTGCCATTGCACAGGAGGAACTGGACCATTTCAACCAGGTGCATGAAATCATCAAGAAAAGAGGGTATACCTTCGGAAGGGCCAGAAAGGATGATTATGTTAATGAACTGATGAAGTTCATCATCCAGGGAAGCCGTGAAGACCTGATTGTTGATAAAATGCTTTTCGCAGCCATGATAGAAGCCCGGAGCTGTGAAAGATTCAAAGTGCTTACGGAAAACATACAGGATGAGGAACTGAAAACGTTTTACCGTGAGCTGATGATTTCGGAAGCTAATCATTATACGACGTTCATCGGATTCGCAAGGCAGCTTGGAGACCCGGAAAAAGTCAATGCGCGATGGGAAGAATGGCTTGACTATGAAGCCGGAATCATTCAATCGTACGGAAAAGGTGAAACCATACACGGATAA
- a CDS encoding tryptophanase has product MTLPYAEPFRIKMVEEIRQSTREEREQWLKEARYNLFNLKSSQVFIDLLTDSGTGAMSDRQWGALMTGDESYAGSRSFEQLHATVQKITGFKYLLPTHQGRAAENVLFSVLVKDGDVIPGNSHFDTTKGHIEFRKAHAIDCTIDEAFDINDLHPFKGNINLEKLEEVYKSHPKEKIPFCLITITCNSSGGQPVSLENMKAVKALSEQYGIPVFFDSARFAENAYFIKKREAGQEHRSIKDICKEIFSYGEGMTMSSKKDGLVNIGGFIALNNEEVFRKASNFTIIYEGFITYGGMAGRDMAALAVGLDEATEFAYLESRISQVEYLGHKLIEYGIPVQKPIGGHAVFIDSLNFLPEVSREEYPAQTLGLEIYKEAGIRTVEIGTLLADRDPETRQNRYPKLELVRLAIPRRTYTNNHMDYIAAAIKNVYERREEITKGYRITWEPELLRHFTVHLEEA; this is encoded by the coding sequence ATGACTTTACCATACGCGGAACCTTTCCGCATTAAAATGGTGGAAGAAATCCGCCAGTCTACCAGAGAAGAAAGAGAACAGTGGCTGAAAGAAGCCCGTTATAATTTATTCAACCTTAAATCTTCACAGGTCTTCATTGACCTGCTGACGGATTCCGGAACGGGCGCCATGTCTGACAGGCAGTGGGGAGCCCTGATGACGGGGGATGAAAGCTATGCCGGATCCAGATCTTTCGAGCAGCTGCATGCCACCGTTCAAAAGATTACCGGATTCAAATACCTTCTACCCACCCACCAGGGAAGAGCAGCAGAAAACGTATTGTTTTCCGTACTGGTGAAAGACGGTGACGTGATTCCCGGAAACTCGCATTTTGATACCACAAAAGGGCATATTGAGTTCAGGAAAGCCCATGCTATCGACTGTACCATAGATGAAGCATTCGATATCAATGACCTTCACCCGTTCAAAGGAAACATCAACCTCGAAAAACTGGAAGAAGTCTATAAAAGCCATCCGAAAGAAAAGATCCCTTTCTGCCTGATTACCATTACCTGTAACTCTTCCGGAGGCCAGCCCGTATCTCTGGAAAATATGAAAGCAGTAAAAGCATTATCCGAGCAATACGGAATCCCTGTATTTTTTGATTCGGCGAGATTTGCTGAAAATGCTTATTTCATCAAGAAAAGAGAAGCAGGACAGGAGCACAGAAGCATCAAGGACATCTGTAAAGAGATATTTTCTTATGGAGAAGGAATGACCATGAGTTCAAAGAAAGACGGCCTTGTAAATATCGGCGGATTCATTGCCCTGAATAACGAAGAAGTATTCAGAAAGGCTTCCAATTTTACCATTATCTATGAAGGCTTTATTACTTATGGCGGAATGGCCGGAAGAGATATGGCCGCATTGGCAGTAGGACTGGATGAAGCTACGGAATTTGCTTACCTTGAAAGCAGAATTTCCCAGGTGGAGTACCTGGGCCATAAGCTCATCGAATATGGGATCCCGGTACAGAAACCGATTGGGGGACATGCGGTATTTATCGATTCCCTGAATTTCCTTCCGGAAGTGTCCCGCGAAGAATATCCGGCACAGACCCTGGGACTGGAAATTTATAAAGAAGCCGGTATCAGAACTGTGGAAATCGGGACCTTGCTGGCTGACAGGGATCCGGAGACCAGACAAAACCGTTATCCTAAGCTGGAACTGGTACGCCTCGCCATTCCAAGGAGAACTTATACGAATAATCATATGGATTATATTGCCGCCGCGATTAAAAACGTATATGAGAGACGGGAAGAAATCACCAAAGGGTATAGAATCACCTGGGAGCCTGAGCTCCTGAGGCATTTCACAGTACATCTGGAAGAAGCTTAA
- a CDS encoding acyltransferase family protein, protein MKRDLYIDFAKGLATLSIIFIHTAFWSGQFYIPAEVRVLSLVFDVALFYALSGITSGSNIEKTFYRLLKLQITYMIFVTLLFFADYSFKVFGLSFFSAEWLQHFYSTFGSKYAATAISAEPQWQTLGNWYLHQYTNADTFPVVMGSFWYLKVYFILSVFGVLILKFFPKHINWFIALCIILTLLFNFFPFYYPTGQVGYVSFYLAVFLIGNRMRGKKISTLMVPLLYLAVGALLILMFWSYGSDIFYQINRNKFPPKIPYIIWTLFSLVTLFTLYNRLKVTKENFITYIGKNAIFFYFAQGISSSLVYFIVVPINGKMPWWIMMILIYGINIILASLIAPVLKKTDAEGWKILEFLRKKTAA, encoded by the coding sequence ATGAAAAGAGATCTTTATATTGATTTTGCCAAAGGGCTCGCTACCCTGTCCATCATCTTCATCCACACCGCTTTCTGGTCCGGACAGTTTTATATTCCGGCCGAAGTAAGGGTGCTTTCGCTGGTATTTGATGTAGCTCTGTTTTATGCATTGAGCGGAATAACCTCAGGCAGCAATATTGAAAAAACATTCTACAGGCTGCTGAAACTGCAGATTACCTATATGATTTTTGTGACCCTGCTGTTTTTTGCGGATTATTCTTTCAAGGTATTCGGCCTCAGCTTCTTTTCAGCAGAGTGGCTCCAGCATTTTTATTCCACTTTCGGATCCAAATATGCAGCAACGGCAATATCTGCAGAACCGCAATGGCAGACGCTTGGGAACTGGTACCTGCACCAGTACACCAATGCCGATACTTTCCCGGTGGTGATGGGAAGTTTCTGGTACCTGAAAGTCTATTTCATCCTGAGTGTATTCGGAGTGCTAATCCTAAAGTTTTTTCCGAAACATATCAACTGGTTTATTGCCCTCTGCATTATCCTGACACTGCTGTTTAATTTTTTCCCGTTCTACTATCCGACGGGCCAGGTGGGATATGTCAGCTTTTATCTGGCGGTTTTCCTGATCGGCAACAGGATGAGAGGCAAAAAAATAAGCACCCTGATGGTCCCGTTGCTTTATTTGGCTGTAGGTGCCCTGCTGATACTGATGTTCTGGTCTTACGGAAGCGATATTTTTTATCAGATCAACAGGAATAAGTTCCCTCCTAAGATCCCTTATATAATCTGGACATTATTTTCCCTGGTTACTTTATTTACGTTATACAACAGGCTTAAGGTCACCAAAGAAAATTTCATCACTTATATAGGTAAAAATGCCATATTCTTTTATTTCGCCCAAGGAATCAGCTCATCACTGGTATACTTCATTGTTGTTCCTATAAACGGAAAAATGCCGTGGTGGATCATGATGATCCTCATCTACGGCATTAATATTATTTTAGCATCGCTGATTGCACCTGTCCTTAAAAAAACGGATGCAGAGGGATGGAAAATACTGGAATTTCTAAGAAAGAAGACAGCAGCCTGA